One region of Rana temporaria chromosome 9, aRanTem1.1, whole genome shotgun sequence genomic DNA includes:
- the LOC120914531 gene encoding olfactory receptor 1019-like → MDQRNQTIVTFFIFQGISDLPELQTLIFFLVLFIYLLSLGVNLTIFLLVCLDHQLHTPMYFLLTNLSVLDMFSTTVTLHNILIGFIIGDNTISYGACLSEMYIYGFLICDELLILTAMSYDRYVAICNPLQYHLVMNRKVCILLGSWLLGILEVIPYIVILAGFTCYTSNVINHFFCDLVPLVKLSCSDTTAMEIVCLADGFVLISFTPFMLTFISYIFIISSILRISSKIGRTKAFYTCSSHLTVVILLYSSLFFQYLKPTSLNTTRSNKFFSLYNTAALPLLNPLIYSFKNKDVKSAMMRTAHWFKVCM, encoded by the exons ATGGATCAGAGGAACCAAACTATCGTGACATTTTTCATCTTTCAAGGAATTTCAGATCTCCCTGAACTACAAACTCTAATCTTCTTTCTGGTGTTGTTCATTTATCTATTATCCCTTGGTGTTAACTTGACCATTTTTTTGCTGGTCTGTCTGGATCATCAACTTCACACACCAATGTACTTCCTCTTGACCAATCTGTCTGTCTTGGACATGttttccaccactgtcactcttcataacattctcatTGGCTTTATAATAGGGGACAACACAATTTCTTATGGCGCTTGTCTTTCTGAAATGTACATTTATGGATTTTTGATTTGTGATGAGTTGCTGATTCTTACAGCTATGAGCTATGATCGCTACGTGGCTATTTGTAACCCTTTGCAGTACCATTTGGTTATGAACCGCAAAGTATGTATTTTGTTGGGA AGTTGGCTTTTAGGCATTTTAGAGGTTATTCCTTATATAGTAATATTGGCAGGATTCACATGTTATACGTCAAATGTAATAAATCACTTTTTTTGTGATCTTGTGCCACTTGTTAAACTTTCCTGCAGTGATACCACTGCTATGGAGATAGTGTGCCTTGCAGATGGATTTGTGCTGATTAGCTTTACCCCCTTTATGTTAACATTTATCTCTTACATTTTCATTATTTCTAGCATACTTCGAATATCTTCTAAAATTGGTAGAACGAAAGCTTTTTATACATGTTCTTCACATCTAACTGTAGTCATACTTCTTTATTCATCTCTTTTCTTCCAGTACTTAAAGCCAACTTCATTGAATACCACAAGATCAAATAAGTTTTTCTCCTTATATAACACAGCTGCACTTCCTCTCTTAAACCCTCTGATCTACAGCTTTAAAAACAAAGATGTGAAGTCAGCAATGATGCGAACTGCACACTGGTTTAAAGTTTGTATGTGA